The Candidatus Beckwithbacteria bacterium sequence CAAACCCAGGCATTTGAAGCCAAAATGGCCCAGTTAACCCACACCAAATACGCCGTTGCCCTTAACTCCGCTACTGCCGCCTTACACCTGTCTTTTTTAACCAGTATCCGGCCCGGCGACGAGGTTATCAGTCCGTCTTTAACTTTTGTCGCTGCCAACCAGGCTATTCTCCAGGCCGGCGGGAAAATCGTTTTCTCCGACTGCGACCCCGAAACGCTATCTTCCGACCCCCGGGATATTTTAAAAAAAATTACTCCTAAAACCAAAGCCATCTTAGTTTTGCATTACGGCGGCCATCCCACTGACATGAAACCCTTATTAGCGGTTTGCCGTCAGAAAAAGATTATCTTAATTGAAGATTGTGCCCATGCAGCTGGTAGTTATTATTACGGCCAACACGTGGGCGGTTTCGGTGATTTAGGCTGTTTTTCTTTTGCCGCCATTAAAAATATTACTACCGCTGACGGCGGCATGGTAGTGACTAATGATCGGCCAAAGGCCGACCGGATACGGCATTTGGCCTGGTCCGGCATTTCCAGCACTACCTGGAAGCGTTATTCCGGTCAAAAAACCAGGAAG is a genomic window containing:
- a CDS encoding DegT/DnrJ/EryC1/StrS family aminotransferase; this translates as QTQAFEAKMAQLTHTKYAVALNSATAALHLSFLTSIRPGDEVISPSLTFVAANQAILQAGGKIVFSDCDPETLSSDPRDILKKITPKTKAILVLHYGGHPTDMKPLLAVCRQKKIILIEDCAHAAGSYYYGQHVGGFGDLGCFSFAAIKNITTADGGMVVTNDRPKADRIRHLAWSGISSTTWKRYSGQKTRKWEYDVTALGFKYQMNDLAASLGLVQFRELKQRNRARKLIFKHYNQAFRKLNWVKIPVVKPWAESSHHNYFIKVDRKIRNKLIDYLNQKGISANVHYLPNHYYKMFNNFPHEVPVTESVWQEIVLLPIFPDLSTTDQGKIIQAVYDFN